From a region of the Chloroflexota bacterium genome:
- a CDS encoding potassium/proton antiporter, producing MSTESIFVIAGSLVLISIVVSTLSDRWGIPALVLFMGIGMLAGSDGPGDINFDNAAVAQVVGIVALIYILFSGGLETHWHRIRAVIGPGLLLANIGVVISASMVAAIAVWLFDLPPVVGLLLGAIISSTDAAAVFNVLRTRGVRLPEPVESLIELESGSNDPIAVFLTIGLTSYLTSSGHSVGALAIEFVLEMVLGVVIGGLGGYLITWLINRLRLQDGLYPVLTLSMTIMVYGAAMLVHGNGFLAVYVAGLVVGNRPIIHRRSLIRFHEGIAWLMQIAMFLTLGLLVYPSQLVPLIGKGLLLAIFLMFIARPISVIVALGWTRFKLRERLMISWAGLRGAVPIVLATFPLIAGVPQANDMFHLIFFVVLASVTVQGISIGWVADRLKLNSHEIQINSMPLDFIPEISPESTVYEVVVPDDARLAGRNIMELQLPRGALVVLIRRGRETIVPSGNTRVQANDKILMLADQQALEVINQRLNIANQTA from the coding sequence ATGAGCACAGAAAGCATCTTTGTAATTGCCGGAAGTTTGGTGCTGATTAGCATTGTGGTCAGCACCTTATCGGATCGCTGGGGGATTCCGGCCTTGGTGCTGTTTATGGGCATTGGAATGCTTGCTGGCTCTGACGGCCCTGGCGATATCAATTTCGATAATGCGGCAGTTGCTCAAGTTGTTGGGATTGTGGCGCTGATTTATATTTTGTTCTCGGGTGGCCTTGAAACCCATTGGCATCGGATTCGGGCGGTTATTGGCCCAGGCTTATTGCTCGCCAACATTGGAGTAGTGATTAGCGCCAGTATGGTGGCGGCAATCGCGGTTTGGCTGTTTGATTTGCCGCCAGTTGTTGGCTTATTGTTGGGAGCAATTATTTCCTCAACCGATGCCGCAGCCGTGTTCAATGTACTTCGCACGCGGGGAGTACGCCTACCTGAGCCAGTTGAATCGCTGATCGAGCTAGAATCGGGCAGCAATGATCCAATCGCCGTGTTTTTAACGATTGGTCTGACGAGTTATCTGACCAGTAGCGGCCATTCGGTGGGCGCGTTGGCCATCGAATTTGTGCTCGAAATGGTTTTAGGGGTGGTGATTGGCGGTTTAGGTGGCTACCTAATCACATGGCTGATCAATCGGCTGCGCCTGCAAGATGGGCTTTATCCAGTTTTGACCTTATCGATGACGATTATGGTGTATGGGGCGGCCATGTTGGTGCATGGCAATGGCTTCTTGGCGGTGTATGTGGCAGGTTTGGTGGTGGGCAATCGGCCAATTATCCACCGCCGTAGCTTAATTCGCTTTCACGAGGGGATTGCTTGGCTCATGCAAATTGCCATGTTCTTAACGTTGGGATTATTGGTTTACCCATCACAACTTGTTCCATTAATTGGCAAAGGCCTGTTGCTGGCAATCTTTTTGATGTTTATTGCACGACCAATCAGCGTGATTGTGGCACTCGGCTGGACACGCTTCAAGTTGCGCGAACGCTTGATGATTAGTTGGGCGGGCTTACGCGGGGCTGTGCCAATTGTATTGGCAACATTTCCATTGATAGCGGGAGTGCCCCAAGCCAATGATATGTTTCATTTGATTTTCTTCGTCGTGCTGGCCTCAGTCACGGTGCAGGGAATCAGCATTGGCTGGGTAGCTGATCGGCTAAAACTCAATTCGCATGAGATTCAAATCAACAGCATGCCTTTGGATTTTATTCCTGAGATCAGCCCTGAGAGTACTGTTTACGAGGTGGTTGTGCCTGATGATGCTCGTTTAGCTGGACGCAACATTATGGAATTGCAACTGCCACGCGGCGCGTTAGTCGTGTTGATTCGGCGTGGGCGCGAGACGATTGTGCCCAGCGGTAATACCCGCGTCCAAGCCAACGACAAAATTCTGATGTTGGCCGATCAACAGGCGCTTGAGGTGATTAACCAACGCCTAAATATTGCCAACCAAACTGCTTAA
- a CDS encoding YbjN domain-containing protein gives MEEPEYTPELDPEHEQAAGWRGFSTLGLFLEEDGWFPQRVEDRPAYRMHYQGANVDIRCLAQIKLEQEQLLIYAYAPMKVPEDKRQLVAEYLIRANYGLHIGNFELDFSDGEVRFKSSLDFEDETLTFIWIRNAIYPSVHLMNRYFPGLMMVMYGEKTPAEAITVIEQ, from the coding sequence ATGGAAGAACCAGAATACACTCCTGAACTTGACCCAGAACATGAACAGGCCGCTGGCTGGCGTGGTTTCAGCACTTTAGGGCTGTTTCTTGAAGAAGATGGCTGGTTTCCGCAACGTGTCGAAGATCGTCCAGCCTATCGCATGCATTATCAAGGCGCAAATGTTGATATTCGTTGTTTGGCCCAAATTAAGCTTGAACAAGAACAATTATTAATTTATGCCTACGCTCCGATGAAAGTTCCTGAAGATAAGCGCCAGTTGGTAGCCGAATATTTGATTCGTGCTAACTATGGCTTACATATTGGGAATTTCGAGCTTGATTTTAGCGATGGTGAAGTTCGCTTCAAGAGCAGCCTTGATTTTGAAGATGAAACCCTGACCTTTATTTGGATTCGTAACGCGATTTATCCATCGGTTCACTTGATGAATCGCTATTTCCCGGGCTTGATGATGGTGATGTATGGCGAGAAAACGCCTGCCGAAGCGATTACCGTCATCGAACAATAG